From one Candidatus Eisenbacteria bacterium genomic stretch:
- a CDS encoding NADH-quinone oxidoreductase subunit M, producing MELPILTLVTFVPMLGMIVVLLMSNNSEKGIKTVSTVFSGISLIFSVLLLVKFDRSMAGFQFIEKAPWIPPINVSYYLGVDGLSITMVFLTALLSFVAVIASYGIMDRVKQYFALFLLLQTAMTGVFVSLDFFLFYVFWEAMLVPMYFLIGIWGGPNREYAAIKFFLYTLLGSVAMLLAILAMYFTSMPHTFDIVQLSAAHPFAPRFQMIVFLALFLGFAIKVPVFPFHTWLPDAHVEAPTAISVILAGVLLKMGAYGILRISYPILPDAARSFAVPLAILAVINIIYGALVAMAQKDLKKLVAYSSVSHMGYVLLGIASMTTTGMNGAVMQMFAHGIITGSLFLLVGVIYDRAHTRDIDAFGGLAIQLPIFTGIMSLAVFASLGLPGLAGFIAEFMVFVGAFAIFKPIVIISAVGIVITAGYFLWMLQRMFLGKAQEKHAGFPDLSARELVSLVPLQILTVAIGVYPWPIIALMNSSMEALSHLMRGI from the coding sequence ATGGAGCTTCCGATTCTAACACTTGTCACCTTTGTGCCGATGCTCGGAATGATCGTCGTCCTCTTGATGAGTAACAACAGCGAGAAGGGCATAAAGACCGTCTCCACCGTTTTCAGCGGGATCTCGCTCATCTTCTCCGTGCTCTTGCTTGTGAAGTTCGACAGGAGCATGGCCGGCTTCCAATTCATCGAGAAGGCTCCCTGGATCCCCCCCATCAACGTCTCGTACTACCTGGGTGTCGACGGTCTCAGCATTACCATGGTCTTCCTGACCGCCCTGCTTTCTTTCGTGGCCGTGATCGCGAGCTACGGAATAATGGATCGCGTGAAGCAGTACTTCGCGCTGTTCCTCTTGCTTCAGACTGCAATGACGGGAGTCTTTGTCTCCCTCGACTTCTTTCTCTTTTACGTCTTCTGGGAAGCGATGCTCGTCCCCATGTATTTCTTGATAGGAATCTGGGGCGGGCCGAACAGAGAATACGCCGCCATCAAGTTTTTCCTGTACACGCTCCTGGGAAGCGTCGCGATGCTTCTGGCAATACTGGCGATGTATTTCACGAGCATGCCGCACACTTTCGACATCGTGCAGCTATCCGCGGCGCACCCATTTGCCCCCAGATTCCAGATGATAGTATTTCTCGCCCTCTTTCTCGGATTTGCGATCAAGGTCCCGGTGTTTCCGTTTCACACCTGGCTTCCCGACGCACACGTCGAAGCACCCACTGCGATAAGCGTGATTCTTGCCGGCGTTCTGCTGAAGATGGGAGCGTACGGAATCTTGAGGATAAGCTATCCGATTCTACCGGACGCGGCCCGGAGTTTCGCGGTTCCGCTCGCCATCCTTGCCGTAATAAACATCATCTACGGCGCCCTCGTCGCCATGGCGCAAAAAGACTTGAAGAAACTTGTGGCGTATTCGAGCGTGAGTCACATGGGCTACGTGCTGCTCGGGATCGCTTCCATGACCACCACGGGGATGAACGGTGCCGTGATGCAGATGTTCGCACACGGCATCATCACGGGGTCTCTCTTTCTTCTCGTGGGCGTCATATATGACCGCGCCCACACCAGGGACATAGATGCTTTCGGCGGCCTGGCGATTCAACTCCCCATATTTACGGGCATCATGAGTCTAGCCGTGTTCGCCTCTCTGGGCCTGCCGGGCCTTGCTGGTTTCATAGCGGAGTTCATGGTGTTTGTGGGAGCGTTCGCGATTTTCAAGCCGATAGTGATCATCTCGGCAGTCGGCATCGTAATAACGGCGGGATATTTCCTCTGGATGCTCCAGCGCATGTTCCTGGGCAAGGCTCAGGAAAAACACGCCGGTTTCCCGGACCTGAGTGCGAGGGAGCTTGTCTCGCTCGTTCCGCTTCAGATTCTTACTGTGGCCATCGGCGTCTACCCGTGGCCCATTATCGCTCTTATGAACTCCTCCATGGAGGCTCTCTCACATCTGATGAGAGGAATCTGA
- a CDS encoding NADH-quinone oxidoreductase subunit N codes for MSFVNVNFRLIAPELVVVIAALVVLVADLLISEERKKVLWWLTLCGIAVALIVAERGWFLKATTLNGAFVSDPFTTTVKFVFLIAAFLVVLTTLDCRLVRRLSLGEYYSLLLFATFGFMVLASAGDLIMIFVGLEMASIPCYILAGYAYRDAKSNESGIKYFLLGAFSSAILLYGMSFLYGVCGSTLLEDIGLAFTKSTQRLLIMGGFGVFLAGLTFKMTIVPFHMWVPDTYEGSPTPVAAFFSVVSKTAGFVVLIRVLAYFRGGFASLDIDWTYVLSVLSVLTMIVGTVVGVVQTNVKRLLAYSSIAHAGYLLIGVCVGTKAGTESIVIYLFAYLFMSIGAFSVVTVVSRASGGEELSNFVGLNRKSPALAAAMAVFLLSLAGIPPLAGFLGKFFIFAAAIEEKFYTLAVVGVLTSVVSLFYYCKILKVMYFAKDQEPEYAPVAISPGMRVGLILMSFFTFLLGLYPVPLIEIARNSVRLWLGG; via the coding sequence TTGAGCTTTGTCAACGTGAACTTCAGGCTCATTGCACCGGAGCTCGTCGTCGTAATCGCCGCTCTCGTAGTGCTCGTCGCGGACCTTCTCATTTCAGAAGAAAGGAAGAAGGTCCTCTGGTGGCTCACGCTCTGCGGGATCGCGGTCGCGCTGATTGTGGCAGAAAGGGGATGGTTTCTCAAAGCCACGACCCTGAACGGCGCGTTTGTCTCGGATCCCTTCACGACGACAGTCAAATTCGTCTTTCTAATCGCAGCGTTTCTTGTCGTCCTGACGACTCTCGACTGTCGCCTGGTGAGAAGACTGAGCCTCGGGGAGTATTACTCTCTCTTGCTCTTCGCCACTTTCGGCTTCATGGTGCTTGCCTCGGCGGGCGACCTGATCATGATCTTCGTGGGGCTCGAGATGGCAAGCATCCCTTGTTACATACTTGCCGGCTACGCTTACCGAGACGCGAAGTCAAACGAAAGCGGCATCAAGTATTTTCTTCTGGGCGCTTTCTCCTCGGCGATTCTCCTTTACGGAATGTCATTCCTGTACGGAGTCTGTGGCTCGACGCTTCTAGAGGACATCGGTCTCGCTTTTACGAAGAGCACGCAGAGGCTTCTGATCATGGGCGGGTTCGGCGTTTTTCTCGCGGGCCTCACCTTCAAGATGACCATCGTCCCGTTCCACATGTGGGTGCCCGACACGTATGAGGGCAGTCCGACCCCGGTGGCGGCGTTCTTCTCCGTGGTGTCGAAGACCGCGGGGTTCGTGGTCTTGATCCGTGTGCTCGCGTATTTCAGAGGAGGCTTCGCTTCTCTCGACATCGACTGGACGTACGTTCTTTCGGTTCTCTCCGTCCTCACGATGATCGTGGGCACCGTCGTGGGAGTCGTGCAAACCAACGTGAAGAGGCTTCTCGCCTATTCCAGCATCGCCCACGCAGGATATCTTCTGATCGGCGTTTGCGTCGGCACCAAGGCCGGTACGGAGAGCATCGTCATCTACCTGTTCGCCTACCTCTTCATGAGCATCGGAGCATTCTCTGTCGTCACGGTCGTATCGCGTGCGTCGGGAGGGGAAGAGCTTTCGAACTTCGTGGGACTCAACAGGAAATCGCCGGCGCTCGCTGCGGCGATGGCAGTTTTTCTTCTTTCGCTCGCGGGGATTCCGCCTCTGGCGGGATTCTTGGGGAAGTTCTTTATCTTTGCCGCCGCGATCGAAGAAAAGTTCTACACGCTCGCCGTCGTTGGCGTGCTCACCAGCGTGGTGAGCCTTTTCTACTACTGCAAGATTCTCAAGGTGATGTACTTCGCGAAGGACCAGGAGCCGGAATACGCGCCCGTAGCGATTAGCCCCGGTATGAGGGTCGGGCTCATTCTGATGTCGTTCTTCACCTTCTTACTTGGTCTCTATCCCGTTCCACTTATTGAAATCGCCCGCAATTCTGTTAGACTGTGGCTTGGTGGTTAA